The Streptomyces aurantiacus genome includes a region encoding these proteins:
- a CDS encoding arabinan endo-1,5-alpha-L-arabinosidase, with amino-acid sequence MSRTSDSPRRASRGTALLALPVAILLALVPGTASAYPNPGTVTGSTVVHDPTMIRTSSGQYLLYATGGGLTHKTSGNRIAFGAGADAFRTKPGWWSGYATEAWAPDISYHGGRYLMYYAVSTFGSNRSALGLATSATGLPGSWSDQGVVYTSTTSSDYNAIDPNLFVDDDGKWWLSFGSWWTGIKLIRIDPSTGKQLSSNTTRYSIASRPTGTKAVEAPSIVKRGGHYYLFASYDTCCAGTGSTYKVKVGRATGVTGPYYDKNGVAMTNNGGTPVLESHGRYIGPGGQSILADSDGDLIVYHYYDGQDNGTPRLGINLLNWSSGWPVAY; translated from the coding sequence GTGAGCCGCACCTCCGACAGCCCCCGCCGTGCGAGCCGCGGAACAGCGCTTCTCGCCCTCCCCGTGGCGATCCTGCTCGCCCTCGTCCCCGGCACCGCCTCCGCGTACCCGAACCCGGGCACCGTCACCGGCTCGACCGTCGTCCACGACCCGACGATGATCCGCACCTCGTCGGGCCAGTATTTGCTGTACGCCACCGGCGGCGGCCTGACCCACAAGACGTCGGGCAACCGGATCGCCTTCGGCGCGGGTGCCGACGCCTTCCGCACCAAGCCCGGCTGGTGGTCGGGGTACGCGACCGAGGCATGGGCGCCCGACATCTCGTACCACGGCGGCAGGTACCTGATGTACTACGCCGTCTCGACCTTCGGCTCGAACAGGTCGGCCCTGGGGCTCGCCACTTCGGCGACCGGGCTGCCGGGCTCCTGGAGTGATCAGGGGGTGGTCTACACGTCCACCACCTCCAGCGACTACAACGCCATCGACCCGAACCTCTTCGTCGACGACGACGGCAAGTGGTGGCTGTCCTTCGGCAGTTGGTGGACCGGGATCAAGCTGATCCGGATCGACCCGTCGACCGGCAAGCAGCTCTCGTCGAACACCACGCGCTACTCGATCGCCTCCCGCCCGACCGGCACCAAGGCCGTCGAGGCGCCGTCCATCGTCAAGCGGGGCGGCCACTACTACCTGTTCGCCTCGTACGACACCTGCTGCGCCGGTACCGGCTCCACCTACAAGGTCAAGGTCGGCCGGGCCACCGGTGTCACCGGGCCGTACTACGACAAGAACGGCGTCGCCATGACGAACAACGGCGGCACGCCCGTACTGGAGTCACACGGCCGGTACATCGGCCCGGGCGGCCAGTCGATCCTGGCGGACTCCGACGGAGACCTGATCGTCTACCACTACTACGACGGCCAGGACAACGGGACTCCCAGACTCGGCATCAACCTACTGAACTGGAGCAGCGGATGGCCCGTCGCCTACTGA
- a CDS encoding family 43 glycosylhydrolase — MARRLLTLLAALLLALSLGQSSASAATFTNPVKSVKGADPWISYHDGNYYLVTTSWTDVITMRKSPTLAGLSTAPSVQVWKGDAASRCCNIWAPELFYSGGRWYLYFVAGQNVSDYNQTQRTHVLESAGSDPMGPYTYKNQLNSAWMLDASVLNANGQLYLLGSAMGGGTQNLVIAPMSNPYTLSGSFSTISTPTYDWEKSGGTVNEGPEVLQRGGVTRIIYSASGCWTPDYKLGQLTLTGSNPLAASSWTKKSTPVFQRNDAAGVYGPGHNGFFNSPDGTESWIVYHANDSAGDGCDNGRTTRAQKFTWNADGSPNLGSPVALGTSMAGPSGEPSSTSTTYTLTNRNSGKCLEVAGSSGADGANVQQYACNGGNNQKWRVEDRGDDTSRLVNVASGKVLDTADCSSADGADLRQWSWLDNTCQRFRFLATSGGYVRVVNQATGKVADVADCSGADGADVRQWTWLNNACQQWRFNAA, encoded by the coding sequence ATGGCCCGTCGCCTACTGACCCTGCTGGCCGCACTGCTGCTCGCCCTGTCCCTGGGACAGTCGTCGGCGAGCGCGGCCACCTTCACCAACCCGGTCAAGTCGGTGAAGGGCGCCGACCCCTGGATCTCCTACCACGACGGCAACTACTACCTGGTGACGACGAGTTGGACCGACGTCATCACCATGCGCAAGTCGCCGACGCTGGCCGGGCTGTCGACCGCGCCCAGCGTGCAGGTGTGGAAGGGGGACGCGGCCTCGCGCTGCTGCAACATCTGGGCGCCCGAGCTCTTCTACTCCGGCGGCAGGTGGTACCTGTACTTCGTGGCCGGCCAGAACGTCTCCGACTACAACCAGACCCAGCGCACCCACGTCCTGGAGAGCGCGGGCTCCGACCCGATGGGCCCGTACACGTACAAGAACCAGCTCAACAGCGCCTGGATGCTGGACGCGAGCGTTCTGAACGCCAACGGGCAGCTGTATCTGCTGGGCAGCGCCATGGGCGGCGGGACCCAGAACCTCGTCATCGCGCCGATGTCCAACCCGTACACGCTCAGTGGTTCCTTCTCGACGATCTCGACACCGACGTACGACTGGGAGAAGTCGGGCGGGACGGTGAACGAGGGGCCGGAGGTCCTGCAGCGCGGTGGCGTGACGCGGATCATCTACTCGGCGAGCGGGTGCTGGACGCCCGACTACAAGCTCGGGCAGCTGACCCTGACCGGCTCGAACCCGCTCGCCGCGTCCTCCTGGACGAAGAAGTCCACGCCGGTCTTCCAGCGCAACGATGCCGCCGGGGTCTACGGGCCCGGCCACAACGGCTTCTTCAACTCGCCGGACGGCACCGAGAGCTGGATCGTCTACCACGCCAACGACAGCGCGGGCGACGGCTGCGACAACGGGCGCACGACCCGGGCCCAGAAGTTCACCTGGAACGCGGACGGTTCGCCGAACCTCGGTTCGCCGGTCGCGCTCGGGACGAGCATGGCCGGGCCGTCCGGGGAGCCCTCGTCCACGTCCACGACGTACACGCTCACCAACCGCAACAGCGGCAAGTGCCTCGAGGTGGCGGGGAGTTCGGGTGCCGACGGGGCCAATGTCCAGCAGTACGCCTGCAACGGCGGCAACAACCAGAAGTGGCGGGTGGAGGACCGGGGCGACGACACGAGCCGGCTGGTGAACGTGGCGTCCGGCAAGGTGCTGGACACGGCCGACTGCTCGTCCGCCGACGGGGCCGATCTGCGGCAGTGGAGCTGGCTGGACAACACCTGTCAGCGGTTCCGGTTCCTTGCCACGAGCGGGGGTTACGTGCGGGTGGTGAACCAGGCCACCGGCAAGGTCGCGGATGTCGCCGACTGTTCCGGGGCCGACGGGGCGGATGTCCGGCAGTGGACGTGGTTGAACAACGCTTGCCAGCAGTGGCGGTTCAACGCGGCGTGA
- a CDS encoding pyridoxal phosphate-dependent aminotransferase, with translation MADNVTSLFRTGAHSPSMAALARESGEAGPLDFCIPCNPYFPTPAMFDELTHRLRDIITYYPSSADTITGELCNLLQLPPQCVAMGNGSTELITWIDHLLVRESLAIPVPTFGRWTDQPLETGKRVDMFPLQESNGFALDPAQYIQFIRSRGTRAAVICNPNNPDGGFLPKQTILAFCDALADLDLIVIDESFLEFADAENEPSVVEEAVMRPNVIVLRSLGKNFGLHGVRFGYMVANPGLAGRIRSMLPKWNLNAFAETVVFMLRDHGPEYMESLHMVRRDRLDMARQLSTLPGLTVYPSQGNFLFVRLPVGAEGTVVRDRLLTEHRILVRECGNKIGSSSRFLRLVVRPQVDVRRLVSGLESVLYGTRRGAAVPELNTGTNYSSGTAAVDRLVSSTNGQGYPGLAAAANGMPGQPQPLTAAANGMAGQPQPLVAAANGMAGQPQPLAPAANGMGNGMAGQPQPLVAAANGMPGQQPLVAAANGMVGQPQPLTAAQTRGTTGMPGGLTAVNPQGQPQPQPQGYPQPQMPQQQQMPQPVPQQPTGWPNAPAASNGAGWPAAGAVNRVG, from the coding sequence ATGGCCGACAATGTCACCTCGCTGTTCCGCACCGGCGCGCACAGCCCCTCGATGGCCGCGCTGGCACGCGAGAGCGGGGAGGCGGGTCCGCTGGACTTCTGCATCCCGTGCAATCCGTACTTCCCCACGCCGGCGATGTTCGACGAACTGACGCACCGGCTGCGCGACATCATCACGTACTACCCGAGCAGTGCGGACACCATCACCGGGGAACTGTGCAACCTGCTCCAGCTGCCGCCGCAGTGCGTGGCCATGGGCAACGGGTCGACCGAACTCATCACCTGGATCGACCACCTGCTGGTCCGGGAGTCCCTCGCCATCCCCGTCCCCACCTTCGGCCGCTGGACCGACCAGCCGCTGGAGACCGGCAAGCGCGTCGACATGTTCCCCCTCCAGGAGAGCAACGGCTTCGCCCTCGACCCGGCGCAGTACATCCAGTTCATCCGCTCCCGCGGCACCCGCGCGGCCGTCATCTGCAACCCGAACAACCCCGACGGCGGCTTCCTGCCCAAGCAGACGATCCTGGCCTTCTGTGACGCGCTCGCGGACCTGGACCTCATCGTCATCGACGAGTCGTTCCTGGAGTTCGCCGACGCGGAGAACGAACCGAGCGTCGTCGAGGAGGCGGTGATGCGCCCCAACGTCATCGTGCTGCGCAGCCTCGGCAAGAACTTCGGACTGCACGGCGTGCGCTTCGGCTACATGGTCGCCAACCCCGGTCTGGCCGGCCGCATCCGCTCGATGCTCCCGAAGTGGAACCTCAACGCCTTCGCGGAGACCGTGGTGTTCATGCTCAGGGACCACGGTCCCGAGTACATGGAGAGCCTGCACATGGTGCGCCGCGACCGGCTCGACATGGCACGCCAGCTCTCCACCCTGCCCGGCCTCACGGTCTACCCCTCGCAGGGCAACTTCCTCTTCGTGCGCCTCCCCGTGGGCGCCGAGGGCACCGTGGTCCGGGACCGGCTGCTCACCGAGCACCGGATCCTGGTGCGCGAGTGCGGCAACAAGATCGGCTCTTCCAGCCGCTTCCTGCGGCTCGTGGTGCGCCCCCAGGTCGACGTCCGTCGCCTGGTGTCCGGCCTGGAATCGGTGCTCTACGGGACCAGGAGGGGAGCCGCCGTGCCCGAGTTGAACACAGGGACCAACTACAGCTCGGGTACGGCGGCGGTCGACCGCCTCGTCAGCTCGACCAACGGCCAGGGGTACCCGGGGCTCGCCGCCGCGGCGAACGGCATGCCCGGCCAGCCCCAGCCGCTCACGGCCGCGGCGAACGGGATGGCCGGGCAGCCCCAGCCCCTGGTCGCCGCCGCGAACGGCATGGCGGGCCAGCCCCAGCCCCTCGCCCCGGCAGCCAACGGGATGGGCAACGGGATGGCCGGGCAGCCCCAACCGCTCGTCGCGGCGGCCAACGGAATGCCCGGACAGCAGCCCCTGGTCGCCGCCGCGAACGGGATGGTCGGTCAGCCCCAGCCGCTGACCGCCGCCCAGACGCGCGGTACGACGGGCATGCCCGGTGGGCTGACCGCCGTGAACCCCCAGGGCCAGCCCCAACCGCAGCCGCAGGGGTACCCCCAGCCCCAGATGCCGCAACAGCAGCAGATGCCCCAGCCGGTGCCGCAGCAGCCCACCGGCTGGCCGAACGCGCCCGCCGCCTCCAACGGCGCCGGATGGCCGGCGGCCGGCGCGGTCAACCGGGTCGGCTGA
- a CDS encoding aldose epimerase family protein codes for MCATGTTHVSGRQEPVKELFGELSDGTKVHRWSLENGGTRLKVLSYGGIVQSLELPDRRGRYANVSLGFETVEAYETSSPYFGALVGRYGNRIAKGRFTLDGEDHRLPVNDGDNNLHGGPEGFDRRIWEVEEFTSASDVGLVLRRTSPDGEMGYPGTLTTKVTYTLTANGDWRVDYEATTDRATVVNLTNHVYWNLAGEGGGSVHDHELMIAASRYTPVDAALVPTGELADVTGTAFDFRRPKTVGADLRQADPQLLYAKGIDHNMVLDKGLTQLPEHVATLREPVSGRALKVATTEPGLQCYSGNFLDGTLVGPGGRTYRQGDALCLETQHFPDSPNRPEFPTTVLRPGGTYRSTTIHSFNL; via the coding sequence GTGTGCGCGACAGGAACCACCCACGTCTCGGGAAGACAGGAACCGGTGAAAGAACTCTTCGGCGAACTCTCCGACGGAACGAAGGTCCACCGCTGGTCGCTGGAGAACGGCGGCACCCGGCTGAAGGTCCTCTCGTACGGCGGCATCGTCCAGTCCCTGGAACTCCCCGACCGGCGCGGCCGGTACGCCAACGTCTCGCTGGGCTTCGAGACCGTCGAGGCGTACGAGACGTCCAGCCCGTACTTCGGCGCCCTCGTCGGCCGGTACGGCAACCGCATCGCCAAGGGCCGGTTCACCCTCGACGGTGAGGACCACCGGCTCCCCGTCAACGACGGCGACAACAACCTGCACGGCGGGCCCGAGGGCTTCGACCGGCGGATCTGGGAGGTGGAGGAGTTCACGTCCGCCTCCGACGTGGGCCTGGTCCTGCGCCGCACCAGCCCGGACGGCGAGATGGGCTACCCCGGCACGCTGACGACGAAGGTCACCTACACCCTGACCGCGAACGGCGACTGGCGCGTCGACTACGAGGCCACCACCGACCGGGCCACGGTCGTCAACCTCACCAACCACGTGTACTGGAACCTCGCCGGTGAGGGCGGCGGCTCCGTCCACGACCACGAGCTGATGATCGCCGCGTCCCGCTACACGCCGGTCGACGCCGCACTCGTCCCGACCGGCGAACTCGCCGACGTCACGGGCACCGCCTTCGACTTCCGACGGCCGAAGACGGTCGGGGCGGACCTGCGGCAGGCGGATCCACAACTTCTGTACGCCAAGGGCATCGACCACAACATGGTCCTCGACAAGGGACTCACGCAACTGCCCGAGCACGTCGCGACCCTCCGCGAGCCGGTGTCCGGCCGCGCCCTGAAGGTCGCCACGACCGAGCCCGGCCTGCAGTGCTACTCCGGCAACTTCCTGGACGGCACCCTCGTCGGCCCCGGCGGCCGCACCTACCGGCAGGGCGACGCGCTGTGCCTGGAGACCCAGCACTTCCCCGACTCGCCGAACCGCCCGGAGTTCCCGACGACCGTGCTCAGGCCCGGCGGAACGTACCGGTCGACGACGATCCACTCGTTCAACCTGTGA
- the mmsB gene encoding multiple monosaccharide ABC transporter permease, with amino-acid sequence MSTNVTAKSPAPAPAGKGGSTGGDGLLQLMVEGMRRNMRQYGMLIALGLIVVLFAVWTDGDLLLPRNVSNLVLQNSYILILAIGMMLVIIAGHIDLSVGSLTAFVGAVAAVLMVKHDVAWPVAVVLCLLLGAAAGALQGFFIAYLGIPSFIVTLAGMLLFRGLTEIFLEGQTIGPFPEGLQKVSNGFLPEVGPDTNYHNLTLLLGFAVIAFVVLQEVRDRRRQQEFDLDVPPAKLFLLKLVALVSAVLTVTMMLASYKGAPVVLLILGVLVVGFGYVMRNAVIGRHVYAIGGNLPAAKLSGVRDKKVTFLVFLNMGMLAALAGLVFAARFNAASPKAGVNFELEAIAASFIGGASMSGGVGTVLGAIIGGVVLGVLNNGMNLVGVGSDWQQVIKGLVLLAAVGFDVWNKRKVGS; translated from the coding sequence ATGAGCACGAATGTGACCGCCAAGTCCCCGGCCCCGGCGCCCGCCGGCAAGGGCGGCTCGACCGGGGGCGACGGCCTGCTGCAGCTGATGGTGGAAGGCATGCGCCGCAACATGCGGCAGTACGGCATGCTGATCGCGCTGGGCCTGATCGTGGTGCTGTTCGCGGTGTGGACGGACGGCGACCTGCTGCTGCCGCGCAACGTCTCCAACCTGGTGCTGCAGAACAGCTACATCCTGATCCTCGCGATCGGCATGATGCTCGTCATCATCGCGGGCCACATCGACCTGTCGGTCGGATCACTCACCGCCTTCGTGGGCGCGGTGGCGGCCGTACTGATGGTCAAGCACGACGTCGCCTGGCCGGTGGCCGTGGTGCTGTGCCTGCTCCTGGGCGCCGCCGCGGGGGCCCTGCAAGGGTTCTTCATCGCCTATCTCGGCATACCGTCCTTCATCGTCACCCTCGCCGGCATGCTGCTCTTCCGCGGTCTGACCGAGATCTTCCTCGAGGGCCAGACCATCGGCCCGTTCCCGGAGGGTCTGCAGAAGGTCTCCAACGGCTTCCTTCCCGAGGTCGGCCCGGACACCAACTACCACAACCTCACGCTGCTGCTCGGCTTCGCCGTGATCGCGTTCGTGGTGCTGCAGGAGGTCCGTGACCGCAGGCGGCAGCAGGAGTTCGACCTCGACGTGCCGCCCGCCAAGCTGTTCCTGCTGAAGCTCGTGGCGCTGGTCTCCGCCGTCCTGACCGTGACGATGATGCTCGCCAGCTACAAGGGCGCCCCGGTGGTCCTGCTCATCCTCGGCGTCCTCGTCGTGGGCTTCGGCTACGTCATGCGCAACGCCGTCATCGGCCGCCACGTGTACGCGATCGGCGGCAACCTGCCCGCGGCGAAGCTGTCCGGTGTCCGGGACAAGAAGGTCACCTTCCTGGTCTTCCTGAACATGGGCATGCTCGCGGCGCTGGCCGGCCTGGTCTTCGCGGCCCGCTTCAACGCGGCTTCGCCCAAGGCCGGTGTGAACTTCGAACTCGAGGCGATCGCCGCGTCGTTCATCGGCGGCGCGTCGATGAGCGGCGGCGTGGGCACGGTCCTCGGCGCGATCATCGGTGGTGTCGTCCTCGGTGTCCTCAACAACGGCATGAACCTCGTCGGCGTCGGCAGCGACTGGCAGCAGGTCATCAAGGGCCTGGTGCTGCTCGCGGCGGTCGGCTTCGACGTCTGGAACAAGCGCAAGGTCGGTTCGTAG
- the mmsA gene encoding multiple monosaccharide ABC transporter ATP-binding protein, whose amino-acid sequence MAGPVLEMRSIVKTFPGVKALSDVSLSVRPGEVHAICGENGAGKSTLMKVLSGVHPHGTYEGDILFEGETCTFKDIRASEQHGIVIIHQELALVPYLSIAENIFLGNEHATRGLISWSETLKHATELLRRVGLSDHPDTRVADIGVGKQQLVEIAKALSKKVKLLILDEPTAALNDEDSGKLLELILGLKEQGITSIIISHKLNEIETVADSVTILRDGRSIETLDVKAAETTEDRIISGMVGRDLDHRFPERTPHQPEAGAAPALEIRNWTVHHPIDQQRKVVDDVSLQVRRGEIVGIAGLMGAGRTELAMSVFGRSYGRYASGTVLKDGTEIRTKTVPEAVKHGIAYVTEDRKHYGLNLIDTINRNISLSALGKVAKRGVVDEHEERQVAEGFRKSMNIKAPTVFEPVGKLSGGNQQKVVLSKWIFAGPDVLILDEPTRGIDVGAKFEIYTVIDKLAAEGKAVVFISSELPELLGMCDRIYTMAAGRLTGEVPRAEATQEVLMRQMTKDKR is encoded by the coding sequence ATGGCGGGACCCGTCCTGGAAATGCGCTCGATCGTCAAGACCTTTCCCGGCGTCAAGGCGCTGTCGGACGTCTCCCTGAGCGTCCGACCGGGCGAGGTCCACGCCATCTGTGGTGAGAACGGCGCCGGAAAGTCGACCCTCATGAAGGTCCTCTCCGGCGTCCATCCGCACGGAACGTACGAGGGTGACATCCTCTTCGAGGGTGAGACCTGTACGTTCAAGGACATCCGGGCGAGCGAGCAGCACGGCATTGTGATCATCCACCAGGAGCTTGCCCTGGTGCCGTACCTCTCCATCGCGGAGAACATCTTCCTCGGCAACGAGCACGCCACGCGTGGGCTCATCAGCTGGAGCGAGACGCTGAAGCACGCGACCGAGCTGCTGCGGCGCGTCGGGCTGAGCGATCACCCCGACACCCGCGTCGCCGACATCGGCGTGGGCAAGCAGCAGCTCGTCGAGATCGCGAAGGCGCTGTCGAAGAAGGTGAAGCTGCTGATCCTCGACGAGCCGACGGCGGCTCTGAACGACGAGGACAGCGGCAAGCTCCTGGAACTCATCCTGGGTCTCAAGGAACAGGGCATCACCTCGATCATCATCTCGCACAAGCTCAACGAGATCGAGACGGTCGCGGACTCGGTGACCATCCTGCGCGACGGGCGGTCCATCGAGACCCTCGACGTGAAGGCCGCGGAGACCACCGAGGACCGGATCATCAGCGGCATGGTCGGACGCGACCTCGACCACCGCTTTCCGGAGCGCACCCCGCACCAGCCCGAGGCGGGCGCGGCTCCGGCCCTGGAGATCCGCAACTGGACCGTCCACCACCCGATCGACCAGCAGCGCAAGGTGGTCGACGACGTGTCGCTCCAGGTGCGCCGCGGGGAGATCGTCGGCATCGCCGGACTCATGGGCGCCGGGCGCACCGAGCTGGCGATGAGCGTCTTCGGGCGCAGTTACGGCCGGTACGCGAGCGGCACCGTCCTCAAGGACGGCACCGAGATCCGTACGAAAACGGTGCCCGAGGCGGTCAAGCACGGGATCGCGTACGTGACCGAGGACCGCAAGCACTACGGTCTCAACCTCATCGACACCATCAACCGGAACATCTCGCTCAGCGCCCTCGGCAAGGTCGCCAAGCGCGGTGTGGTCGACGAGCACGAGGAGCGGCAGGTCGCCGAGGGCTTCCGCAAGTCGATGAACATCAAGGCGCCGACCGTCTTCGAGCCGGTGGGCAAGCTGTCGGGCGGCAACCAGCAGAAGGTCGTCCTCAGTAAGTGGATCTTCGCGGGCCCCGACGTGCTGATCCTGGACGAGCCGACCCGCGGCATCGACGTGGGCGCCAAGTTCGAGATCTACACGGTCATCGACAAACTGGCCGCCGAGGGCAAGGCGGTTGTCTTCATCTCCTCCGAGCTGCCGGAACTGCTCGGAATGTGCGACCGCATCTACACGATGGCCGCCGGTCGGCTGACCGGAGAGGTCCCGCGGGCCGAGGCCACGCAGGAAGTGCTGATGCGCCAGATGACGAAGGACAAGAGGTAA
- the chvE gene encoding multiple monosaccharide ABC transporter substrate-binding protein produces MRNRKAALSAIAAAASLALTLSACGQDSEGGSGDSDKADAKGSTVGIAMPTKSSERWIADGANVEKNLKAAGYKTKLAYGEDDPDTQVSQIENMITQGVSALIIAAIDNKSLDNVLQQAKEADIPVISYDRLILNSPNVDYYASFDNEKVGALQGGYIVEKLGLKDGSKKGPFNVELFAGSNDDNNTQYFFKGAMSALQPYIDKKQLVVKSGQTKLNQVTTLRWDGGTAQKRMEELLTAAYRKDRVDAVLSPYDGISIGILSALKSDDYGSKNKPLPVVTGQDAEVASVKSIISGQQTQTVYKDTRKLAEVAAKMVDAVLNDKKPETNDTKTYDNGAKVVPAYLLEPVNVDKSNYKEVVVDSGYIKESDLK; encoded by the coding sequence ATGCGCAATCGCAAGGCAGCCCTCTCCGCCATAGCCGCGGCAGCGTCCCTCGCCCTCACCCTCTCCGCCTGCGGGCAGGACAGCGAGGGCGGCAGCGGTGACAGCGACAAGGCGGACGCGAAGGGCTCCACCGTCGGTATCGCCATGCCCACCAAGTCTTCCGAGCGCTGGATCGCCGACGGCGCCAACGTGGAGAAGAACCTCAAGGCGGCCGGCTACAAGACCAAGCTGGCCTACGGCGAGGACGACCCGGACACCCAGGTCTCGCAGATCGAGAACATGATCACGCAGGGCGTCTCCGCCCTGATCATCGCGGCGATCGACAACAAGTCGCTCGACAACGTTCTCCAGCAGGCCAAGGAAGCCGACATCCCGGTCATCTCCTACGACCGCCTGATCCTCAACTCGCCGAACGTCGACTACTACGCGTCGTTCGACAACGAGAAGGTCGGCGCGCTGCAGGGCGGCTACATCGTCGAGAAGCTCGGCCTGAAGGACGGCTCCAAGAAGGGCCCGTTCAACGTCGAGCTCTTCGCCGGCTCGAACGACGACAACAACACCCAGTACTTCTTCAAGGGTGCGATGAGCGCCCTGCAGCCGTACATCGACAAGAAGCAGCTGGTGGTCAAGTCGGGCCAGACGAAGCTCAACCAGGTCACCACGCTGCGCTGGGACGGTGGCACCGCCCAGAAGCGCATGGAAGAGCTCCTGACCGCGGCGTACCGGAAGGACAGGGTCGACGCGGTGCTCTCGCCGTACGACGGCATCTCCATCGGCATCCTGTCGGCGCTGAAGTCGGACGACTACGGCTCCAAGAACAAGCCGCTGCCGGTCGTCACGGGCCAGGACGCCGAGGTCGCCTCGGTGAAGTCGATCATCTCGGGCCAGCAGACGCAGACGGTCTACAAGGACACCCGCAAGCTCGCCGAGGTCGCCGCGAAGATGGTCGACGCGGTGCTGAACGACAAGAAGCCCGAGACCAACGACACCAAGACGTACGACAACGGCGCGAAGGTCGTTCCCGCGTACCTCCTGGAGCCGGTGAACGTCGACAAGTCCAACTACAAGGAAGTTGTCGTCGACTCCGGCTACATCAAGGAAAGCGACCTCAAGTAA
- a CDS encoding zinc-dependent alcohol dehydrogenase: MSAAAQAVVIEGPGEHRLAPHEPTAPAAGEALVRVHASGICGSDREVYQGNRPEGYVRYPLTPGHEWSGTVEAVGTGVPQNLVGRKVVGEGFRNCQVCDRCHEGETTLCTAGYEETGFTQPGAMATTLTLPARLLHVLPEDADLTAAALLEPAACIAAAALKADARPGERVAVVGTGTLGMFAVQFLKAGSPSELLVVGTRPDREELSRTFGASDFRTRDQELPDDFDVVIETAGSATAATTAASLLRRGGRLVLTGIPASGAEGLDPTDLVVRQLEVHTVFGAPPEAWAHTVRVFGAGLLDPLPLVTHELPLDEFAHAIELVGSGDPKVGKVLLRP, translated from the coding sequence ATGAGCGCCGCAGCACAGGCCGTCGTGATCGAGGGGCCGGGCGAGCACCGGCTGGCCCCCCACGAGCCCACGGCGCCCGCGGCGGGCGAGGCCCTCGTACGCGTCCATGCGAGCGGGATTTGCGGAAGCGACCGCGAGGTGTACCAGGGCAACCGCCCCGAGGGGTACGTCCGTTACCCGCTGACGCCGGGCCACGAGTGGTCCGGCACGGTGGAGGCGGTCGGCACCGGGGTGCCCCAGAACCTGGTGGGCCGCAAGGTGGTGGGCGAGGGCTTCCGCAACTGCCAGGTCTGTGACCGCTGCCACGAGGGCGAGACAACGTTGTGTACGGCCGGCTACGAGGAGACGGGCTTCACCCAGCCCGGCGCCATGGCCACCACGCTCACGCTGCCCGCCCGGCTGCTGCACGTCCTGCCGGAGGACGCCGACCTGACCGCGGCCGCGCTCCTGGAGCCCGCGGCCTGCATCGCGGCGGCGGCGCTCAAGGCGGACGCGCGGCCGGGTGAGCGGGTCGCGGTCGTCGGCACCGGAACGCTCGGCATGTTCGCCGTGCAGTTCCTGAAGGCGGGCTCGCCCTCGGAACTCCTGGTGGTGGGCACCCGCCCGGACCGCGAGGAGCTGTCGAGGACCTTCGGCGCCAGCGACTTCCGTACCCGGGACCAGGAGCTGCCCGACGACTTCGACGTGGTGATCGAGACCGCCGGGTCGGCGACCGCCGCGACGACCGCCGCCTCCCTGCTGAGGCGCGGCGGGCGTCTCGTCCTCACGGGCATCCCCGCCTCGGGCGCCGAGGGTCTGGACCCCACCGATCTCGTCGTACGGCAGCTGGAGGTGCACACCGTGTTCGGTGCGCCGCCGGAGGCCTGGGCGCACACGGTGCGGGTCTTCGGCGCAGGTCTCCTCGATCCGCTTCCGCTGGTCACGCACGAGCTGCCGCTGGACGAGTTCGCCCACGCCATCGAGCTGGTGGGGTCCGGCGATCCGAAGGTCGGCAAGGTATTGCTGCGGCCCTAG